CGAATGGTTGAGTGTGAGAATACAGATGAGGCGAGGCGGTTGAAGTGATCTCTTATCGCGCTTTGAAGAAGCTGATTGGCGAAACCAGCCTGGAACGCAAGTGCCGTTTTCTATTCGGTCTTGCTCTGCTTGTGCTGATCACCACAAGTTTCTACGTCTATGCGCGACGCACGCGGGCTCTGGTGGAAAGTCAGCAAATTCTTGCGGCCCGCAGCCTCGTGTTTCGGCTGGTCCAGCTCCGGCATTATCAGCTTTTCATCCGCAATCAGGGCGGAAATGCGGGACAAAGCACTGATGGCGGCACGGTCATTTCGACAACAGAGCAGGATAATGCCAATGCTGCGGTTGTTGAGAACGCGGTCGTACCCGGGGAAGGTGAGCAACCAGCGGCTGACACTGAACCGGCAGCTTTGGCGCAGCTTCAGCAGTTCGACGCGGCCCTGAATCAGATCCCGGAATCGTCGGCAGGGCCGATCTGGCGTCTGATTAATATGTCAACCGAGTTCCCGGACACAGTCGTGGGAGACGAGGCCCTGTTTCGCTTTCGTAATTCACAGCCGCAGGAAGACGAGTATTTCGCAATACGCAGGAACGAAACCTCAGGAAGTCGGGAACTTCTCTATTACTACGCCATCCGGCCGGAGGCGTCCTGTCTTCAGTGTCACGCAGCTGAAGTTGAGAACCTCGCGAAACTGGAGCTGGAGGCCCGAAAAAACTCTGCATCGGGCGATGATCCGACTCTTGAACAGACCGAGACGGCTGACCGAGTTCCACTGATGGCTATGGCGAGAATCATCGCGCCACTGGATTCCATGGAAGCGCAGCTAAGTCGTAACAGGGCTGTTCTTCTGGCAGCCGGTATTGTGACTTCATTTCTCGCGATGATGGCGGCGTATGCAATCGTCCGCTACATCATCGTCAAACCTGTGCTTCACCTGAAAGATGTCAGCGATGAGATCGCTCGGGGCAATCTTAATCAGCGAGCCGAGATCAATACGGGTGATGAATTCGAAGAGCTTGGACATGCCTTCAACCGTATGCTGCGTCATATGATGACGGTCAATGACGAATTGCGAGGGCTGAATCTGAATCTGGATGGCAAAGTTGACCAACTGGCTCGGGCAAATATGGAGTTGTTCAACAACAACAAACTGAAAGATGACTTCCTCGCAACGATGAGCCATGAACTTCGTACCCCACTGAACAGCATTCTGGGATTCAGTGACATCCTTCAGGGTGCGCAGAACCTGGACGAACGACAAAAGCGTTATGTGAAGAACATTCAGACGTCCGGTCAGAGTCTGATGGTTCAGATCAACGACTTGCTCGACCTGGCGAAGATCGAAAGTGGCAAGATGGAGCTCCACCTCGATCGCCTTGCCATCGCCGACATTATTGACCAACAGGTTCAGCAATGCTCTCCGCTCGCTGATCGAAAAAATATCGACCTTAGAATTGATGCCCCGCCAACTCCTCCTCCCCTGCTTCATCAGGATCGAGGCAAGATCAGTCAAATCCTGAACAACCTGCTGTCCAACGCGATTAAATTCACGCCTGAAGGCGGGCGAGTGCGAGTCGTCTACCGGCAAATCGCCGAGGGAATGATCGAATTCAGCGTGGAAGACACGGGCATCGGAATTCCTCTCGACGAACAGGAACACATCTTTGAAAAATTTCGCCAGGGGTCCACGGCCCCCGGAGGACGCGACCACGTCAAGCGGGAATTCGAAGGTACCGGGCTTGGCTTGTCGATTGTACGTGAACTTTCACGGTTGCTCGGGGGGGACGTGTCACTGCAAAGTGAATTCGGTAAAGGAAGCCTCTTCGCTGTGCATCTGCCGATTTCTGCACCAATGAAAGGCAGGGATACGGCAGTTCCACTTGAGTCACGCACATCATCCGGGCTGGGGCGAATCACTTCGGTTGACCTGATGAACACGAATGCCGCCGCACCACTACAGACCACGGACACCCAGCTAACGGATGGTCGCCCAGCTTCAGAATAGTTGATCGGCTGCCCTGTCGGATCAGGGCGTCTCCAGATCAAGGCGTCTATTGCCGTAACAGTGGAGAGGAATCTCGACTCTTACCTTCACCGCGAAGTTCATGTGGGCCGTCTGCCATCGCTTCCACCCAATGTGGCTTCCCATTCACTGCTTGCATTTCATCTACAGACGATAGCTTCCCTTGGTGGAACCATGATTATTGGATGAAGTGAAACCTGATTGATGAAAGCGTCAGTAGGTTTTTCCGTCCCATGACCGCCACCAGGACTGGAACAGCTCAAGCTGCGATTTCGCAAATTCCCGCTGACTCGAAGTGAGCACGTCCGACGGATTCAGCGACAGCTCGAAATCGGCATCTCCTGTCAACACCGCCAGGTACTTGTAGTACAAAACGAGATCTGGTCCTTCGTCGAAGGTCGACAGTACTTTTAAAGCGTCGTCGAGTTCTTTTGCGAAGCGTCTGGCCGTGGGGTCGCCGGCCGCCGCCCGCTGGCAAAGGTTTACCAGTTTCAGTACCTCGTGTGGGAGGCAGTTGCCGATGCCGGTGATTGTTCCAACAGCCCCGCAATTGACAAATCCGTGGAAGACCTGCGTATCCACACCTGCCATCAGCAGGACACGATCGTCTTCATGGGTGATGAATTCGGCCGCGTAGCTCAGGGACTGAGCCCCGCCGAATTCCTTGAAACCAACAAGATTCGGAAACTCGCTGCGTAACTGGAAGAACAGATCGGCTCTTGTTTCGAATCCGTAATAGGGGCTGTTGTAGATGACCGCCGGAAGATCCGGAGCGGCGGCCAGCACACCACGAAAGTGTTCGCGCTGTGCGGCAGTCGATGTGCCGCGCGACATCACGCGTGGGATGATCATGAGTCCCCTGGCTCCGACTTTCTGTGCGTGAGCTGCGTGAGCTGCCGCCAGAG
This region of Planctomycetaceae bacterium genomic DNA includes:
- a CDS encoding ATP-binding protein, yielding MISYRALKKLIGETSLERKCRFLFGLALLVLITTSFYVYARRTRALVESQQILAARSLVFRLVQLRHYQLFIRNQGGNAGQSTDGGTVISTTEQDNANAAVVENAVVPGEGEQPAADTEPAALAQLQQFDAALNQIPESSAGPIWRLINMSTEFPDTVVGDEALFRFRNSQPQEDEYFAIRRNETSGSRELLYYYAIRPEASCLQCHAAEVENLAKLELEARKNSASGDDPTLEQTETADRVPLMAMARIIAPLDSMEAQLSRNRAVLLAAGIVTSFLAMMAAYAIVRYIIVKPVLHLKDVSDEIARGNLNQRAEINTGDEFEELGHAFNRMLRHMMTVNDELRGLNLNLDGKVDQLARANMELFNNNKLKDDFLATMSHELRTPLNSILGFSDILQGAQNLDERQKRYVKNIQTSGQSLMVQINDLLDLAKIESGKMELHLDRLAIADIIDQQVQQCSPLADRKNIDLRIDAPPTPPPLLHQDRGKISQILNNLLSNAIKFTPEGGRVRVVYRQIAEGMIEFSVEDTGIGIPLDEQEHIFEKFRQGSTAPGGRDHVKREFEGTGLGLSIVRELSRLLGGDVSLQSEFGKGSLFAVHLPISAPMKGRDTAVPLESRTSSGLGRITSVDLMNTNAAAPLQTTDTQLTDGRPASE
- a CDS encoding dihydrodipicolinate synthase family protein, whose protein sequence is MDNSIFRGCIPAIMTPCGPDRLPNFDALVRRAGELINAGMNGVVYCGSMGEWPILTDEQRQEGVRRLTEAGIPVVVGTGAQNPALAAAHAAHAQKVGARGLMIIPRVMSRGTSTAAQREHFRGVLAAAPDLPAVIYNSPYYGFETRADLFFQLRSEFPNLVGFKEFGGAQSLSYAAEFITHEDDRVLLMAGVDTQVFHGFVNCGAVGTITGIGNCLPHEVLKLVNLCQRAAAGDPTARRFAKELDDALKVLSTFDEGPDLVLYYKYLAVLTGDADFELSLNPSDVLTSSQREFAKSQLELFQSWWRSWDGKTY